A region from the Variovorax paradoxus genome encodes:
- the hppD gene encoding 4-hydroxyphenylpyruvate dioxygenase: MSHTDAPPFTPWDNPMGTDGFEFIEYAAPDPVAMGKVFERMGFTAVARHRHKNVLLYRQGTINFIVNAEPDSFAQRFAREHGPSVCAIAFRVQDAKQAYERAISLGAWGFADKAGPGELNIPAIKGIGDSLIYLVDRWPGKNGAKPGDIGNIGFYDVDFEPLPGVASQDALAPKGNGLTYIDHLTHNVYRGRMNVWAGFYEKLFNFREIKYFDIEGQVTGVKSKAMTSPCGKIRIPINEEGKEQAGQIQEYLDMYRGEGIQHIAMGSDNLYETVDALRAKGVTLLDTIDTYYELVDKRIPGHGESVAELQKRKILIDGKKDALLLQIFSENQLGPIFFEFIQRKGDDGFGNGNFKALFESIELDQMRRGVLSAPK; the protein is encoded by the coding sequence ATGAGCCACACCGACGCGCCCCCCTTCACGCCCTGGGACAACCCCATGGGAACCGATGGCTTCGAATTCATCGAGTACGCGGCGCCGGATCCAGTTGCAATGGGGAAGGTGTTCGAGCGCATGGGCTTCACGGCCGTGGCGCGCCATCGCCACAAGAACGTGCTGCTGTACCGCCAGGGCACGATCAATTTCATCGTCAACGCCGAGCCCGATTCGTTCGCACAGCGCTTTGCGCGCGAACACGGCCCGAGCGTCTGCGCCATCGCCTTCCGCGTGCAGGACGCCAAGCAGGCCTACGAGCGCGCCATCTCGCTCGGCGCATGGGGCTTCGCCGACAAGGCCGGACCTGGCGAACTGAACATTCCCGCCATCAAGGGCATCGGCGACAGCCTGATCTACCTGGTCGACCGCTGGCCCGGCAAGAACGGCGCGAAGCCGGGCGACATCGGCAACATCGGCTTCTACGACGTCGACTTCGAGCCGCTGCCGGGCGTGGCCTCGCAGGATGCGCTGGCGCCCAAGGGCAACGGCCTGACCTACATCGACCACCTCACGCACAACGTGTACCGCGGCCGCATGAACGTCTGGGCCGGCTTCTACGAGAAGCTCTTCAATTTCCGCGAGATCAAGTACTTCGACATCGAAGGCCAGGTCACGGGCGTGAAGAGCAAGGCCATGACCAGCCCCTGCGGCAAGATCCGCATCCCGATCAACGAAGAAGGCAAGGAGCAGGCAGGCCAGATCCAGGAGTACCTGGACATGTACCGCGGCGAAGGCATCCAGCACATCGCGATGGGCTCGGACAACCTGTACGAGACTGTCGACGCGCTGCGCGCCAAGGGCGTGACCCTGCTCGACACGATCGACACCTACTACGAACTGGTCGACAAGCGCATTCCCGGCCACGGCGAAAGCGTGGCCGAGCTGCAGAAGCGCAAGATCTTGATCGACGGCAAGAAGGACGCGCTGCTGCTGCAGATCTTCAGCGAGAACCAGCTCGGCCCGATCTTCTTCGAGTTCATCCAGCGCAAGGGCGACGATGGTTTCGGCAACGGCAACTTCAAGGCGCTGTTCGAAAGCATCGAACTCGACCAGATGCGCCGCGGCGTGCTGTCGGCCCCAAAATAA
- a CDS encoding transporter substrate-binding domain-containing protein, producing the protein MRSTFSIGLILIAAAAVLSGCAMAPAVNPAGSHLDTVQKTAALRICTPGDYKPFSFQKADGAFEGIDVDLMTGFSASLGAKPEWVKTTWANLLPDLSAGKCDIAVGGVSVTTDRQKRAFFSAPYMVNGKAPIARCADVAKYQSVADIDKPSTRVIFNPGGSNERFARANFKQAKLTLHGENVTIFDEILANRADVFVTESAEAITQQKLKPGLCAINPDKPLQYGEMAWMLPRDDVAFKAYVDQWLHLQQAGGDFQRVMDRWLK; encoded by the coding sequence ATGCGCAGCACGTTCTCGATCGGCTTGATCCTCATCGCGGCAGCCGCCGTCCTTTCCGGTTGCGCGATGGCGCCGGCCGTCAACCCGGCCGGCTCGCACCTCGACACGGTGCAGAAGACGGCCGCGCTGCGCATCTGCACGCCGGGCGATTACAAGCCCTTCAGCTTCCAGAAGGCCGACGGCGCGTTCGAGGGCATCGACGTCGATCTCATGACAGGCTTCAGCGCCAGCCTCGGCGCGAAGCCCGAGTGGGTCAAGACCACCTGGGCCAACCTGCTGCCCGACCTCAGTGCCGGCAAGTGCGACATTGCCGTGGGCGGTGTTTCCGTGACCACCGACCGCCAGAAGCGTGCCTTCTTCAGCGCGCCCTACATGGTGAACGGCAAGGCGCCCATTGCACGCTGCGCCGACGTCGCCAAGTACCAGAGCGTGGCCGACATCGACAAGCCGTCCACACGGGTCATCTTCAATCCGGGCGGCAGCAACGAGCGCTTCGCGCGTGCCAACTTCAAGCAGGCCAAGCTCACGCTGCACGGCGAGAACGTGACGATCTTTGACGAGATCCTGGCCAATCGCGCCGACGTCTTCGTGACCGAATCGGCAGAAGCCATCACGCAGCAGAAGCTCAAGCCAGGCCTGTGCGCAATCAACCCCGACAAGCCGCTGCAATACGGCGAAATGGCCTGGATGCTGCCGCGCGACGACGTGGCATTCAAGGCCTACGTCGACCAATGGCTGCACCTGCAGCAGGCCGGCGGCGACTTCCAGCGCGTGATGGACCGCTGGCTCAAGTAA
- the phhA gene encoding phenylalanine 4-monooxygenase, with the protein MDTPAAAAVVTPAVYGASDRPPRGDYSRGGAVLADYTCPQDWASYTPADHETYKRLYERQAAQLPGLACDAFIEALPSLGVKDRIPRFDEINERLHRATGWEIVAVPGLIPELPFFTLLANRKFPVTDWIRKPEEFNYIVEPDVFHDLFGHVPMLFDPTFADYVQRYGQGGIKAHELGAGEKLARLYWYTVEFGLIRQPDGLRAYGAGILSSVGELQHAVRSDEPHRLQLDLLRTMRTLYKIDTYQSNYFVIESFAQLFELTAPDFTPLYQALEALPDIPAGTLLPGESGKA; encoded by the coding sequence ATGGACACTCCTGCAGCAGCCGCTGTCGTCACGCCCGCCGTCTACGGTGCCTCGGACCGTCCGCCGCGCGGCGACTACTCGCGCGGCGGCGCGGTGCTTGCCGACTACACCTGCCCGCAGGACTGGGCCAGCTACACGCCGGCCGACCACGAGACCTACAAGCGCCTCTACGAACGGCAGGCCGCGCAGCTGCCGGGCCTCGCCTGCGATGCATTCATCGAGGCGCTGCCCTCGCTGGGCGTGAAGGACCGCATCCCGCGCTTCGACGAGATTAACGAGCGGCTGCACCGCGCCACGGGCTGGGAAATCGTCGCGGTGCCGGGCCTGATTCCCGAGTTGCCGTTCTTCACGCTGCTCGCGAACCGCAAGTTCCCGGTGACCGACTGGATCCGCAAGCCCGAGGAGTTCAACTACATCGTCGAGCCCGATGTGTTCCACGACCTGTTCGGCCACGTGCCGATGCTGTTCGACCCCACCTTCGCCGACTATGTGCAGCGCTATGGCCAAGGCGGCATCAAGGCGCATGAACTGGGCGCGGGCGAGAAGCTCGCGCGGCTCTACTGGTACACGGTCGAGTTCGGCCTGATCCGCCAGCCCGACGGCCTGCGCGCCTACGGCGCCGGCATTCTGAGCTCCGTGGGCGAACTGCAGCACGCCGTGCGCAGCGACGAGCCGCACCGGCTGCAACTCGATCTGCTGCGCACCATGCGCACGCTCTACAAGATCGACACCTACCAGAGCAACTACTTCGTGATCGAGAGCTTCGCGCAGCTCTTCGAACTCACGGCCCCCGACTTCACGCCGCTCTACCAGGCGCTCGAGGCTCTGCCCGACATCCCGGCCGGGACGCTGCTGCCCGGCGAGTCCGGCAAAGCCTGA
- a CDS encoding Lrp/AsnC family transcriptional regulator yields the protein MEALDKIDRLILRTLQADGRATYDQIAEQVSLSPSAVLRRVKRLEESGVIDRYVALVRPEVIGLGLTAYLNVRLEKHTETHKRNPMDLFRASVQTWPEVVECAALTGDMDYLLRVVVADMGHYSRFIMDTLLKHPSVEDCKTSFVLDRVKATTAVPV from the coding sequence ATGGAAGCACTCGACAAGATTGATCGGCTTATTTTGCGCACGCTGCAAGCAGATGGGCGCGCCACCTACGACCAGATCGCCGAGCAGGTCAGCCTTTCTCCGAGCGCGGTGCTGCGGCGCGTCAAGCGGCTCGAGGAGAGCGGGGTCATCGACCGCTATGTCGCGCTCGTGCGCCCCGAAGTCATCGGCCTGGGCCTGACCGCCTATCTCAATGTGCGCCTCGAAAAGCACACCGAAACCCACAAGCGCAATCCCATGGACCTGTTCCGCGCCAGCGTGCAGACCTGGCCCGAAGTGGTCGAGTGCGCGGCCCTGACCGGCGACATGGACTACCTGCTGCGCGTGGTGGTCGCCGACATGGGGCACTACAGCCGTTTCATCATGGACACCCTGCTCAAGCATCCCAGCGTGGAGGATTGCAAGACCAGCTTCGTGCTCGACCGTGTCAAGGCCACCACGGCCGTGCCGGTTTAG
- a CDS encoding HlyC/CorC family transporter, which translates to MAEPHPERAPVEREDKRGFLQKLAEFIHPGPDSRDELIETLADAEDNEVIGAESRVMLEGVLRMADMTAGDVMVAAPRMDLVNIDAPFDALLHLVIDTAHSRFPVYEGEKENIIGILLAKDLLKLQRAPGLNIRALLRPATFVPESKGLNDLLREFRGNRNHLAIVIDEFGRVAGLITIEDVLEQIVGEIEDEFDIAEDEGDIFGLADHTYRVSGDTPIERVAEAFGITFDEEQLSEDFDTIGGLIAHEMGHVPKRGEHHAMGGFDFVVLHTKGGAVRWFKVSPARGSDAAD; encoded by the coding sequence GTGGCCGAACCTCACCCTGAACGCGCACCCGTCGAACGGGAAGACAAGCGCGGCTTTCTCCAGAAGCTGGCCGAATTCATCCACCCTGGCCCCGACTCCCGCGACGAGCTGATCGAAACCCTCGCGGACGCCGAGGACAACGAGGTGATCGGCGCCGAGTCGCGCGTCATGCTCGAGGGCGTGCTGCGCATGGCCGACATGACGGCCGGCGACGTGATGGTTGCGGCTCCGCGCATGGACCTGGTGAACATCGACGCGCCCTTCGACGCGCTGCTGCACCTGGTCATCGACACCGCGCACTCGCGCTTTCCGGTGTACGAGGGCGAGAAGGAAAACATCATCGGCATCCTGCTCGCGAAGGACCTGCTCAAGCTGCAGCGCGCGCCGGGGCTCAACATCCGAGCGCTGCTGCGGCCCGCCACCTTCGTTCCCGAGAGCAAGGGCCTGAACGACCTGCTGCGCGAGTTCCGCGGCAACCGCAACCACCTGGCCATCGTGATCGACGAGTTCGGCCGCGTGGCCGGCCTCATCACCATCGAGGACGTGCTCGAGCAGATCGTCGGCGAGATCGAGGACGAGTTCGACATTGCCGAAGACGAAGGCGACATCTTCGGCCTGGCCGACCACACCTACCGCGTCTCGGGCGACACGCCCATCGAGCGCGTGGCCGAGGCCTTCGGCATCACCTTCGACGAAGAACAGCTGAGCGAAGATTTCGACACCATCGGCGGACTCATCGCGCACGAGATGGGCCACGTGCCCAAGCGCGGCGAACACCACGCCATGGGCGGCTTCGACTTCGTGGTGCTGCACACCAAGGGCGGGGCCGTGCGCTGGTTCAAGGTGTCCCCGGCCCGCGGCAGCGACGCGGCCGACTGA
- a CDS encoding MBL fold metallo-hydrolase, translating into MNDRAAAGLPANLVVLERGWLSSNNILFIGADETALVDTGYATHADQTLALVESVLGARPLDRIVNTHLHSDHCGGNAALQRRYPAIRTDIPPGEAALVERWDERGLSFLATGQTCPRFRFTGLLQPGTECMLGDSPWQVHGAPGHDPHSIILFDPASRTLISADALWENGFGVAFPELAGEPSFGDLAATLDRIERLGPLQVIPGHGRVFSDAGKALATARRRLEGLQRDPVKHARHAIKVLMKFKLLDVQSIAFDDWKIWLRNASYLEIVRSRFFADAELEQLADDVLHELIGAGAAEMDSSGIHNI; encoded by the coding sequence ATGAACGATCGCGCCGCGGCCGGGCTGCCGGCGAATCTCGTTGTCTTGGAGCGCGGCTGGCTATCTTCGAACAACATCCTGTTCATCGGCGCCGACGAGACCGCGCTGGTCGACACCGGCTATGCCACGCATGCCGATCAGACCCTGGCGTTGGTCGAATCGGTGCTGGGAGCCCGGCCGCTCGACCGGATCGTGAATACCCATCTGCACAGCGACCACTGCGGCGGCAACGCGGCCCTGCAGCGGCGCTACCCGGCGATCCGGACGGACATCCCGCCCGGAGAGGCGGCACTGGTGGAACGGTGGGATGAGCGCGGGCTGAGCTTTCTTGCGACGGGACAGACCTGCCCGCGGTTCCGGTTCACCGGCCTCTTGCAGCCAGGGACCGAATGCATGCTCGGCGACAGCCCGTGGCAGGTGCATGGTGCGCCTGGCCACGATCCCCACTCGATCATCCTGTTCGATCCCGCCTCACGGACGCTGATCTCGGCGGATGCCTTGTGGGAAAACGGCTTTGGTGTTGCCTTTCCCGAACTCGCGGGCGAACCGTCATTCGGCGACCTGGCTGCAACGCTGGATCGGATCGAGAGGCTGGGCCCGCTGCAGGTGATCCCGGGGCACGGCCGCGTCTTCAGCGACGCCGGCAAGGCACTGGCCACGGCGCGCCGACGGCTTGAGGGTCTTCAGCGCGATCCCGTGAAGCATGCGCGGCATGCCATCAAGGTCTTGATGAAATTCAAGCTGCTGGACGTGCAGTCTATTGCCTTTGATGACTGGAAGATCTGGCTTCGGAATGCGTCATATCTGGAAATCGTTCGTTCGCGCTTCTTTGCCGATGCCGAATTGGAGCAATTGGCAGACGATGTCCTGCACGAGCTGATCGGTGCAGGCGCGGCCGAGATGGACTCTTCAGGTATCCACAATATCTAA
- a CDS encoding AMP-binding protein codes for MQTSARQNYPADVPHEIDPEQYRSLPHMFDEAFARYAERPFSVCMERWMSYGELDGLSKALGAWLQSLGLEPGARVAIMLPNVPQFAVTMCGVLRAGYTCVNVNPLYTARELEHQLKDSGATAIVILENFAATLEQVIERTPVRHVVVTSMGDLLGGLYGAWITVAVRHLAKMVPPYKLPLGNGRTVTPFSKVIEEGRGRALAPDQSTLDSIAFLQYTGGTTGLSKGAVLTHRNIVAATLQAEAWFTPALSRAGDLSKVNSIAALPLYHIFALTLCLLVIRQGSHMTLVPNPRDFDKFIAVLKKRPFHMLPAVNTLFNALLMHPGFKSIDFSTLFVSQAGGMAASEGTARRWFEATGCPMIEGWGMSETCAIGTNNPVSNTQFTGTIGLPLPSIEIAIKDDEGNSLPVGAPGELCIKGPNVMTGYYNQPAETAAAFTADGFMRTGDIAVMQEDGYSRIVDRKKDMILVSGFNVFPNELENVISLCPGVVECAAVGVPDEKQGEAIKVFVVRKDAALTEEAVLQYCNGQLTGYKRPKHIEFRDSLPKTNVGKILRRELRTSASV; via the coding sequence ATGCAGACATCCGCGCGACAGAACTACCCGGCCGACGTGCCGCACGAGATCGACCCGGAGCAGTACCGATCCCTGCCCCACATGTTCGACGAGGCCTTTGCCCGCTATGCCGAGCGGCCGTTCTCGGTCTGCATGGAGCGCTGGATGTCGTATGGGGAGCTCGACGGCCTGTCGAAGGCCCTGGGCGCGTGGCTCCAGTCGCTGGGCCTCGAGCCTGGCGCACGGGTCGCCATCATGCTGCCCAACGTACCCCAGTTCGCCGTCACGATGTGCGGCGTGCTTCGCGCAGGCTATACCTGCGTCAACGTCAATCCGCTCTACACGGCGCGCGAACTCGAGCACCAGCTCAAGGATTCGGGTGCCACGGCCATCGTCATTCTCGAGAACTTCGCCGCGACGCTGGAACAGGTGATCGAGCGCACGCCGGTCAGGCATGTGGTCGTCACTTCGATGGGCGACCTGCTGGGCGGACTCTACGGCGCCTGGATCACGGTCGCGGTTCGCCACCTGGCGAAGATGGTTCCGCCGTACAAGCTGCCTCTGGGCAACGGCCGCACCGTCACGCCTTTTTCCAAGGTCATCGAAGAGGGGCGTGGGCGCGCGCTGGCGCCGGACCAGAGCACGCTCGATTCGATCGCATTCCTGCAATACACCGGCGGCACGACGGGCTTGTCCAAGGGGGCGGTACTGACCCACCGCAACATCGTCGCGGCCACGCTGCAGGCAGAAGCCTGGTTCACGCCCGCGCTGTCGCGGGCGGGCGACCTGTCGAAGGTCAACAGCATCGCGGCGCTGCCGCTCTATCACATCTTCGCGCTCACGCTCTGCCTCCTGGTCATCCGCCAGGGCTCGCACATGACGCTGGTCCCCAATCCGCGCGACTTCGACAAGTTCATCGCCGTACTCAAGAAGCGCCCCTTCCACATGCTGCCCGCGGTGAACACACTCTTCAATGCGCTCTTGATGCATCCCGGATTCAAGTCGATCGACTTCTCCACGCTGTTCGTGTCGCAAGCAGGCGGAATGGCTGCTTCCGAAGGCACAGCCCGGCGCTGGTTCGAGGCCACCGGCTGCCCGATGATCGAAGGCTGGGGCATGAGCGAGACCTGCGCGATCGGCACCAACAACCCGGTGTCGAATACCCAATTCACAGGCACCATCGGCTTGCCGCTGCCGAGCATCGAAATTGCCATCAAGGACGATGAAGGCAACTCCCTGCCCGTGGGCGCACCGGGCGAGCTCTGCATCAAGGGCCCCAACGTGATGACCGGCTACTACAACCAGCCCGCCGAAACCGCGGCGGCCTTCACTGCCGATGGCTTCATGCGCACCGGCGACATTGCCGTCATGCAGGAAGACGGCTACAGCCGCATCGTCGACCGCAAGAAGGACATGATTCTGGTGAGCGGCTTCAATGTTTTTCCAAACGAACTGGAGAACGTGATCTCGCTGTGTCCTGGCGTCGTCGAGTGCGCGGCCGTCGGTGTGCCGGACGAAAAGCAGGGCGAAGCGATCAAGGTTTTTGTCGTTCGCAAGGACGCGGCGCTCACCGAAGAGGCTGTGCTGCAATACTGCAATGGACAGCTCACCGGCTACAAACGGCCCAAGCACATCGAATTCCGCGACTCGCTGCCCAAGACCAATGTCGGGAAGATCCTGCGGCGCGAGCTGCGCACCAGTGCGAGTGTCTGA
- a CDS encoding GNAT family N-acetyltransferase: MLTAKTLLKASLGLGSFLKAPMVEAQPRAAFAPQPVMVPIRSIGPRERDRIAQHLLALTPHDRYLRFGYAAGDEQVRRYVEGLDFERDELFGIYNRRLDLIAMAHLAFAPDEQHSDCAEFGVSVAAHARGRGYGARLFERAVVVARNEGVGMLFIHALSENAAMLKIARNAGATVVRSGSESEAHLQLPSATFDSRMSEIALEQYAAVDYHLKTRAKQFWSFLASLQEVRSGMRDARSKSAP, encoded by the coding sequence ATGCTTACCGCCAAGACCCTCCTGAAGGCGTCCCTCGGCCTCGGCTCTTTCCTGAAGGCGCCGATGGTTGAGGCGCAACCGCGCGCGGCCTTCGCGCCACAACCCGTCATGGTGCCGATCCGCTCGATTGGCCCGCGCGAGCGCGACCGCATCGCGCAGCACCTGCTGGCGCTGACTCCGCACGACCGTTACCTGCGCTTCGGCTATGCCGCGGGAGACGAGCAGGTGCGGCGCTACGTCGAAGGGCTCGACTTCGAGCGCGACGAGCTCTTTGGCATCTACAACCGCCGGCTCGACCTGATCGCCATGGCCCACCTGGCATTTGCGCCGGACGAGCAGCACAGCGACTGCGCCGAATTCGGCGTGTCGGTGGCTGCGCATGCGCGCGGCCGTGGTTACGGGGCCCGCCTCTTCGAGCGTGCCGTGGTCGTGGCGCGCAACGAAGGCGTGGGCATGCTGTTCATCCATGCGCTGAGCGAGAACGCCGCCATGCTGAAGATCGCCCGCAACGCCGGCGCGACCGTGGTGCGCAGCGGTTCGGAATCCGAAGCGCATCTGCAGCTGCCAAGCGCCACCTTCGACAGCCGCATGAGCGAGATCGCGCTCGAGCAGTACGCGGCGGTCGACTACCACCTCAAGACCCGCGCCAAGCAGTTCTGGTCCTTCCTGGCCAGCCTGCAGGAAGTGCGCAGCGGCATGCGGGACGCGCGCAGCAAGTCCGCCCCGTAA